The following are encoded in a window of Pseudomonas graminis genomic DNA:
- the rnhA gene encoding ribonuclease HI, protein MSDTVELFTDGACKGNPGPGGWGALLVCKGVEKELWGGEANTTNNRMELLGAIRGLEELKRPCEVILVTDSQYVMKGITEWMTNWKKRGWKTAAKEPVKNADLWKQLDEQVSRHNVSWKWVRGHIGHPGNERADQLANRGVDEVRGIKHA, encoded by the coding sequence ATGAGCGATACCGTAGAACTCTTCACCGATGGCGCCTGCAAGGGCAACCCGGGGCCCGGTGGCTGGGGCGCGCTGCTGGTGTGCAAAGGCGTCGAGAAAGAACTCTGGGGCGGTGAAGCCAACACCACCAACAACCGCATGGAGCTGCTCGGCGCCATTCGCGGACTGGAGGAGCTGAAGCGGCCGTGTGAAGTGATCCTGGTGACCGACTCGCAGTACGTGATGAAAGGCATCACCGAGTGGATGACCAACTGGAAGAAACGCGGCTGGAAGACCGCAGCGAAGGAACCGGTGAAAAACGCCGATCTGTGGAAACAGCTGGACGAGCAGGTCAGTCGGCACAACGTGAGCTGGAAGTGGGTGCGCGGGCACATTGGCCACCCGGGCAACGAACGCGCCGACCAGTTGGCGAACCGCGGCGTGGATGAAGTGCGCGGTATCAAGCACGCCTAG
- the dnaQ gene encoding DNA polymerase III subunit epsilon → MTERRVVLDTETTGMPVTDGHRVIEIGCVELIGRRLTGRHFHVYLQPDRESDEGAIGVHGITDQFLIGKPRFAEVADEFFEFVKGAQLIIHNAAFDVGFLNNEFALIGQHDRANLSNYCTILDTLAMARERHPGQRNSLDALCKRYDVDNSGRELHGALLDSEILAEVYLAMTGGQTTLSLAGNNDGEGGADRPSEIRRIANRTPGRIIIASESELAEHEARLAVIAKSAGAPALWTQLLEAQHQAQAEA, encoded by the coding sequence ATCACTGAACGAAGGGTTGTCCTCGATACCGAGACCACCGGTATGCCCGTCACCGACGGCCACCGGGTTATCGAAATCGGCTGCGTCGAGCTGATTGGCCGACGTCTGACCGGGCGGCATTTCCACGTTTACCTGCAACCGGACCGGGAGAGTGACGAGGGCGCCATTGGCGTTCACGGCATCACCGACCAGTTCCTGATCGGCAAGCCGCGTTTCGCTGAAGTGGCCGACGAATTCTTCGAGTTCGTCAAAGGCGCTCAGCTGATCATCCACAACGCGGCGTTCGACGTTGGCTTTCTGAACAACGAATTCGCCCTGATCGGCCAGCACGATCGCGCCAACCTGAGCAATTACTGCACGATCCTCGACACCCTGGCGATGGCCCGCGAACGTCACCCGGGCCAGCGCAACAGCCTCGATGCGCTGTGCAAACGCTACGACGTCGACAACTCTGGCCGCGAGCTGCACGGCGCCTTGCTCGACTCCGAGATTCTCGCCGAAGTCTATCTGGCGATGACCGGTGGCCAGACGACCCTGTCGCTGGCCGGCAACAACGACGGTGAGGGCGGCGCCGACCGTCCTTCCGAGATCCGACGGATCGCCAATCGCACGCCGGGCCGCATCATCATCGCCAGCGAGTCAGAGTTGGCGGAGCACGAGGCGCGCCTGGCTGTTATCGCCAAATCCGCCGGTGCCCCGGCGCTGTGGACCCAGTTGCTCGAAGCCCAGCATCAAGCCCAGGCCGAAGCCTGA
- a CDS encoding GNAT family N-acetyltransferase produces the protein MVNTSSPTFSIRVADECFEDYILNSEFTFTVTGYARVQIGEPVAHWHVDAVEPYLKNYGIDSEEFCDYRDAADSTVLVAWLDEQPVGHVVVSQHWNGFAHIDELAVDTGARRNGVARKLLDVAQFWSRKRGLPGITLETQNNNLEACRLYERYGFVVGGVDHLRYRAIDPATQETAIFWYLLFDVPGVDHCGKPL, from the coding sequence ATGGTGAACACGTCCAGCCCGACGTTCAGCATTCGTGTTGCTGACGAGTGCTTCGAAGACTACATCCTCAACAGCGAATTCACCTTCACCGTCACCGGTTACGCACGGGTGCAGATCGGCGAGCCAGTAGCGCACTGGCACGTCGATGCGGTCGAGCCTTACCTGAAAAACTACGGCATCGATTCAGAAGAGTTCTGCGATTATCGGGACGCCGCCGACAGCACTGTGCTGGTGGCCTGGCTTGACGAACAGCCTGTGGGGCATGTGGTGGTCAGTCAGCACTGGAATGGCTTCGCCCATATCGATGAGCTGGCAGTGGACACTGGGGCGCGGCGCAATGGCGTGGCGCGAAAGCTGCTGGACGTGGCTCAGTTCTGGAGCCGCAAGCGCGGTCTGCCGGGCATCACCCTGGAAACCCAGAACAATAATCTGGAGGCGTGCCGGCTATATGAGCGCTACGGATTTGTGGTCGGCGGGGTGGATCATCTGCGTTATCGCGCGATAGATCCGGCGACGCAGGAAACGGCTATTTTCTGGTACCTGCTGTTCGACGTGCCGGGCGTCGATCACTGTGGCAAGCCCCTCTAA
- a CDS encoding NADPH-dependent FMN reductase has translation MSQVHSIAVIVGSLRKDSINRKVARALAELAPPSLKLSIVEIGDLPLYNEDIDLDSPPAAYTAFREALQGADGFLFVTPEYNRSVPGALKNAIDVGSRPYGKSAWGKAKPAGVVSASPGAIGGFGANQHLRQCFVFLDVLCMQQPEAYLGNAGTFFDEHGKLSEKTRPFLQNIIDAFAGHVERTLKA, from the coding sequence ATGAGCCAGGTTCATTCGATTGCAGTCATCGTCGGCAGCTTGAGGAAAGACTCCATCAACCGCAAAGTGGCCCGTGCACTGGCCGAACTGGCGCCGCCAAGCCTGAAGCTGAGCATCGTCGAAATCGGCGACCTGCCGTTGTACAACGAAGACATCGACCTCGATTCGCCGCCTGCCGCGTACACCGCGTTCCGTGAAGCCTTGCAGGGCGCGGACGGCTTTCTGTTCGTCACCCCTGAATACAACCGCTCGGTACCGGGCGCGCTGAAGAACGCCATCGACGTCGGCTCGCGCCCTTATGGCAAAAGCGCGTGGGGCAAAGCAAAGCCGGCGGGGGTGGTCAGTGCGTCGCCTGGAGCGATCGGCGGTTTCGGCGCCAATCAGCATCTGCGCCAGTGCTTCGTGTTCCTCGACGTGCTGTGCATGCAGCAGCCGGAAGCGTATCTGGGCAACGCCGGCACCTTCTTTGACGAGCACGGCAAACTGAGCGAGAAAACCCGGCCGTTCCTGCAGAACATCATTGATGCGTTCGCCGGCCACGTTGAGCGCACGTTGAAAGCCTGA
- a CDS encoding dermonecrotic toxin domain-containing protein: MSTVTTTYFNSASLRQRFLDELDHAFAAGVLGSSEQTWLRRAAGAMAADDSDPVRVDRLLLNDGPPTSLELSAALMFSHGQTPDPRIFLFTLASGVEAFDGRQQLLETLLGRFANNDPSAAFEYEKIDEDIFQAQMQAIVEYQAQSVRQFTEQLKLTPDLVGAVTSTLALQLRRLLPDQLIDPAKHLMRMVQPAFSADEELVLMTQTLAQTAFEAFCHAEQTAGVTQQFLDAQGRVVSDRDAQLFAQAFADTIPALPDRFAALLREYWSQQRATGSCRDMAIQVYATSLCHELYRYGHEGNLTRQEYERLKPLLISAPLYISSDAQVRCRRLVLHLADGTVTKLAGTLIFDFSPADLPLLWFTPEHGLRRFATLMSLSSFCSTPEGRELLRPTLALVDQPLLLREGPLTLSLDTIGGPLLRERVDSILALQLRNLQYVTGLSAESVKVSAMYDDALDVRYLIDPRQVHFTAGRWRHDQPMDFAAVWCSSAADDLVQVALAPEPESALLEPSPSGPSQPPVLQPSPPSWLERTQASDANAAHLRQLDNVLVSYAEQALQSYLCAASARGLRAGEVRVRWLESLPIAASDVEPTSVAISESLRATSMDLVALLLERVSGHRPDPLVHTAQVLVTSQAAGAHLDIELINFMLKRIAEDFVERYLDRFEQSRVALARLGDRQLQPVAMALVLREDALRLDLALRQRMELVTSDPARMVMQVLNAPVRAQRTESGPSMTDVFSLSLAYGPEACATLSDAMVLWQPLQTGAGLMFWSSLLGWEHFPSAQALVDQIDSRLRSVHSERWLGLLGERDRALLRNQLRTQPQAQLRVDYSRCDGHAIEALQQSVFNRQLQNLQALCARARRCRFEAGLFSGVARATELDTQLVDMLDALAVRIDNTLFEELLPDWFKTASVSDIRAYNAIWRRFFVASEGGEDFLFGVPTLTEYARTKLLDQMNSDFVGRNLDPDQIIVTQRRYVAAPPGVGQIPSAIPAATLEHSESLTDYAINRFVDFPEAALTIHSTEFPDVSRLMTPDYVRRTVRRLDVGAGFRTLLRQTLNPADANWEKRNTLFVNQLPPMMQAVAMQHKLQGKLSFRACEFISQVVEMPDGIAREPFDGERTIISALRLVADEGMTPDPVKGVYLICAEDPDSGPVILHAVFHPDLVFREYASLSALLADLRTDTTLQQLVLERLDPEVRKRYAHGGFVEPHLPFFYQGPGDVPTNTPGPITVSLDEEKGNSLQFMFTDTVSLLVDIGTSDTVTTEEADQSSRKFLASLGLEQALSIVPGKLATMVAFWQSHTLFRASAASAAGRHWGEAISEFSAALGVMVTAREQAEKDELIGGDLVTDDDLTPSDFSWGGVTLTAEQLKRLQALEARNISLKNLRRDELLSLFMDPTNGRAYAAVAGRVYEVRREANNGRWMIIGADRTSGPLIRLDDKQRWQLDIESGLKGGGGAMTKLRTHAADVSADDVLLIEATGMPEIRQFFRERAQHIGEAHLQAKRYLENALDNLNVHEPGAPLHPRVTQIIGDFFGVSQPDPELLVETERAIKALFDEVMDASLSPYSSPRFVVGTSRAGHSGTMGFVIKRDPKKRVFLTDRYFDAPPFPLTSEAAAQGFDCPAHYRAATLIHELSHLVLDTHDIAYLETTAPYPDLLLENNANNIKLKADIERLQTYGLSHLSTRNELFLHLKEGEWRDFDEEEGFEHDAILKLTRSKTMDEAREAFLSDARKRSRILLANADSVTLLILRLGRRSFVVPASSPGGR; the protein is encoded by the coding sequence ATGTCCACCGTTACCACCACGTACTTCAACAGCGCGTCACTGCGACAGCGCTTTCTCGACGAACTCGACCACGCTTTCGCTGCCGGCGTGCTCGGCTCATCCGAACAAACCTGGCTCAGACGCGCAGCAGGCGCGATGGCTGCCGATGATTCCGATCCGGTCAGGGTCGATCGGCTGTTGCTCAATGACGGCCCGCCCACGTCGCTTGAGCTCAGCGCTGCGCTGATGTTCAGCCACGGTCAGACCCCCGACCCACGGATTTTTCTGTTTACCCTGGCGTCCGGGGTCGAGGCCTTTGACGGTCGCCAGCAGTTGCTTGAAACGCTGCTTGGGCGTTTTGCAAACAACGACCCCTCCGCGGCGTTCGAGTACGAAAAAATCGACGAGGACATTTTTCAGGCGCAGATGCAGGCCATCGTTGAGTATCAGGCGCAGTCGGTGAGGCAGTTCACCGAACAACTGAAGTTGACGCCGGACCTGGTCGGCGCTGTGACTTCCACTCTGGCCCTGCAACTGCGTCGGCTGTTGCCTGATCAGCTCATTGATCCGGCGAAGCACCTTATGCGCATGGTGCAACCTGCTTTTAGCGCTGACGAAGAGTTGGTGCTGATGACTCAAACCCTGGCGCAAACGGCGTTTGAAGCGTTTTGCCATGCCGAGCAGACTGCGGGGGTGACACAGCAATTTCTGGATGCGCAGGGGCGGGTGGTGAGCGATCGCGATGCCCAACTATTCGCTCAGGCATTCGCCGACACGATTCCAGCGCTGCCCGACCGCTTCGCCGCGCTGCTGCGCGAGTACTGGAGCCAGCAACGCGCGACCGGTTCCTGCCGCGACATGGCTATTCAGGTCTACGCCACCAGCCTGTGCCATGAGCTGTACCGGTACGGCCACGAGGGCAACCTCACTCGGCAAGAGTACGAAAGGCTGAAGCCGTTGCTCATCTCGGCGCCGCTCTATATCTCGTCAGACGCTCAAGTGCGCTGCAGACGTCTTGTGCTGCACCTGGCTGACGGGACCGTTACAAAACTGGCCGGCACACTAATTTTCGATTTCAGTCCGGCCGACCTGCCGCTGCTGTGGTTTACGCCGGAGCATGGCCTGCGCCGGTTCGCCACCCTGATGTCGCTGAGTTCATTCTGCTCAACCCCGGAAGGACGCGAGCTGCTGCGCCCGACGCTGGCGCTGGTGGACCAGCCATTGTTGCTGCGTGAAGGTCCCTTGACCCTTTCGCTGGATACGATCGGCGGGCCATTGCTTCGCGAACGGGTGGATTCCATCCTTGCGCTTCAACTGCGCAATCTGCAGTACGTCACAGGTTTGTCAGCTGAGTCCGTGAAGGTGTCGGCGATGTATGACGATGCGCTGGACGTGCGTTACCTGATCGATCCGCGTCAGGTCCATTTCACTGCCGGGCGCTGGCGGCACGATCAGCCCATGGACTTCGCCGCCGTCTGGTGCAGCAGCGCCGCGGACGATCTGGTTCAGGTGGCCCTTGCGCCGGAGCCTGAGAGCGCCCTCCTTGAACCCTCGCCCTCCGGGCCTTCCCAGCCACCCGTGCTCCAGCCGTCGCCCCCGTCCTGGCTGGAAAGAACTCAGGCATCCGATGCCAACGCGGCGCATCTGCGCCAGTTGGACAACGTTCTGGTCAGCTACGCCGAGCAGGCACTGCAGAGCTATCTCTGCGCGGCCTCGGCACGTGGTCTGCGCGCGGGTGAGGTACGGGTGCGCTGGCTGGAATCGCTGCCAATTGCCGCCTCCGACGTCGAGCCGACCTCTGTCGCCATCAGTGAATCCTTACGCGCGACGTCAATGGATCTGGTGGCGTTGTTGCTTGAGCGCGTGAGTGGTCACCGACCTGATCCCCTCGTACACACGGCGCAGGTGCTGGTCACTTCCCAAGCGGCCGGGGCGCACCTTGATATCGAACTGATCAACTTCATGCTCAAGCGCATTGCCGAGGACTTCGTCGAACGCTACCTGGATCGGTTTGAGCAGTCACGCGTTGCCCTTGCGCGCCTGGGCGACAGGCAGCTGCAACCGGTTGCCATGGCACTGGTGCTCAGGGAAGACGCGTTGCGGCTGGACCTGGCGCTGAGGCAGCGAATGGAGTTGGTCACAAGCGATCCGGCGCGCATGGTCATGCAAGTGCTCAACGCGCCAGTCCGTGCGCAGAGGACAGAATCGGGCCCTTCGATGACTGACGTGTTTTCGCTCTCGCTGGCCTACGGACCTGAGGCCTGTGCCACCCTCAGTGATGCGATGGTGCTCTGGCAGCCGCTGCAGACCGGTGCAGGTTTGATGTTCTGGAGCAGCCTGCTGGGTTGGGAGCATTTCCCCTCCGCGCAGGCATTGGTCGACCAGATAGACAGTCGACTGCGCAGTGTGCACAGCGAGCGTTGGTTGGGTCTGCTGGGGGAACGTGACCGGGCGCTGCTGCGCAACCAACTGCGCACACAACCGCAGGCGCAGCTTCGCGTTGATTACAGTCGTTGCGACGGCCATGCAATCGAGGCGTTACAGCAGAGCGTGTTTAACCGCCAGTTACAGAATCTCCAGGCACTGTGCGCCCGTGCCCGGCGTTGTCGGTTTGAAGCCGGGCTCTTTAGCGGCGTCGCCCGTGCCACCGAACTGGATACGCAACTGGTCGACATGCTTGACGCGCTCGCGGTCCGAATCGACAACACGCTGTTTGAAGAGCTGTTGCCGGACTGGTTCAAGACCGCATCGGTCAGCGACATTCGAGCCTATAACGCGATATGGCGTCGTTTCTTTGTTGCCAGCGAAGGGGGCGAGGACTTTCTCTTTGGCGTCCCGACGCTTACTGAATACGCGCGCACCAAACTCCTTGATCAGATGAACAGCGATTTCGTCGGACGCAACCTGGACCCCGACCAGATTATCGTCACCCAGCGTCGCTACGTCGCCGCGCCACCCGGCGTTGGGCAAATCCCTTCAGCGATTCCCGCCGCCACACTTGAGCACAGCGAGTCACTGACTGATTACGCCATCAATCGCTTCGTTGATTTTCCGGAGGCGGCGTTGACTATCCACTCCACCGAATTTCCCGATGTCAGCCGCCTGATGACGCCGGATTATGTGCGCAGGACTGTCCGTCGGCTGGACGTCGGCGCAGGGTTCCGAACACTGCTGCGGCAGACGTTGAATCCGGCGGATGCCAACTGGGAAAAGCGCAACACTCTCTTCGTCAACCAACTTCCACCGATGATGCAGGCCGTGGCGATGCAGCATAAGCTGCAAGGGAAGTTGAGTTTCCGAGCCTGCGAATTCATCTCGCAGGTGGTTGAAATGCCCGACGGTATTGCCCGCGAACCCTTCGACGGTGAGCGTACGATCATCAGTGCCTTGCGACTGGTCGCCGATGAAGGCATGACCCCCGACCCCGTCAAGGGCGTTTATCTGATCTGCGCCGAGGATCCTGACAGCGGCCCGGTGATTTTGCACGCCGTGTTCCACCCTGATCTGGTCTTCCGCGAATACGCCAGCCTGTCAGCCCTGCTGGCCGATCTGCGCACCGACACGACACTGCAACAACTGGTGCTCGAACGACTGGACCCGGAGGTGCGCAAGCGATATGCGCATGGCGGGTTCGTCGAGCCTCATCTGCCTTTCTTCTACCAGGGGCCAGGGGATGTGCCCACTAACACCCCGGGGCCGATCACGGTTTCGCTGGATGAAGAAAAAGGCAACTCGCTGCAGTTCATGTTCACCGACACCGTCAGCCTGCTGGTGGACATTGGCACGTCCGATACGGTCACGACCGAGGAGGCCGATCAGTCGTCCCGCAAATTCCTGGCTTCGCTGGGCTTGGAGCAGGCACTGAGCATCGTGCCCGGCAAGCTCGCCACCATGGTTGCGTTCTGGCAGAGCCATACGCTGTTTCGTGCTTCGGCGGCGTCTGCGGCCGGGCGTCACTGGGGCGAGGCCATTTCCGAATTCTCTGCTGCGCTGGGCGTGATGGTGACGGCCAGAGAGCAGGCCGAAAAGGACGAGTTGATCGGCGGCGACCTGGTAACGGACGATGACTTGACGCCCTCGGACTTTTCCTGGGGTGGGGTCACACTCACCGCCGAGCAGCTAAAACGCCTGCAGGCGCTGGAAGCCCGGAACATCTCGCTCAAAAATCTGCGTCGCGATGAATTGCTGAGTCTGTTCATGGACCCGACCAACGGAAGGGCTTATGCAGCCGTCGCCGGACGGGTATATGAAGTGCGACGCGAGGCCAATAACGGCAGATGGATGATCATTGGCGCGGACCGGACCTCCGGCCCGCTCATCAGGCTGGATGACAAGCAACGCTGGCAGCTGGACATTGAGTCCGGTCTCAAGGGCGGCGGCGGGGCAATGACCAAGTTGCGTACACACGCTGCGGACGTCAGCGCCGATGACGTCTTGCTCATCGAAGCCACTGGCATGCCGGAGATACGCCAGTTCTTTCGCGAACGCGCGCAGCATATCGGCGAGGCTCACCTGCAGGCCAAACGCTACCTTGAAAACGCGTTGGATAACCTGAACGTGCATGAACCCGGCGCTCCGCTGCACCCGCGTGTCACGCAAATCATCGGTGACTTTTTTGGCGTCAGTCAGCCCGATCCCGAGCTATTGGTCGAGACCGAGCGCGCGATCAAGGCGCTGTTCGATGAGGTCATGGATGCGTCGCTGTCGCCGTATTCATCACCGCGGTTTGTGGTGGGTACCAGTCGAGCAGGCCATTCAGGGACCATGGGCTTCGTCATCAAGCGGGACCCGAAAAAGCGCGTGTTTCTGACCGATCGCTATTTCGATGCACCGCCGTTCCCGCTCACATCCGAGGCGGCCGCCCAGGGCTTCGATTGCCCTGCCCATTACCGTGCCGCCACGTTGATCCACGAACTCTCGCACCTGGTGCTCGATACTCACGACATCGCCTATCTGGAGACTACGGCGCCGTATCCCGACCTGCTACTAGAGAACAACGCCAACAACATCAAGCTGAAGGCGGACATCGAGCGCCTGCAAACCTATGGCTTGTCCCATCTGAGCACGCGCAATGAGCTGTTTCTGCATTTGAAGGAGGGCGAGTGGCGTGATTTTGATGAGGAGGAGGGCTTCGAGCATGATGCAATCCTGAAGCTTACTCGCAGCAAAACCATGGATGAAGCCCGTGAGGCGTTTCTCAGCGATGCACGCAAACGCAGTCGGATTCTCCTGGCCAATGCCGACTCGGTGACCCTGCTGATTTTGCGCCTGGGGCGTCGCAGCTTTGTCGTGCCAGCCTCTTCGCCGGGCGGCCGCTGA
- a CDS encoding acyl-CoA dehydrogenase family protein: MQDLELTEEQVMIRDMARDFARNEIAPHAQAWEKAGWIDDGLVAKMGELGLLGMIVPDAWGGSYIDYVAYALAVEEISAADGATGTLMSVHSSVGCGPVLNYGSDTQKQQWLEKLASGQAIGCFCLTEPQAGSEAHNLRTRAELKDGEWVLNGAKQFVSNGKRAQLAIVFAVTDPELGKRGLSAFLVPTDNPGYSVDRMEHKMGIRASDTCAVTLNDCRIPAENLLGERGKGLSIALSNLEGGRIGIAAQALGIARAAFDAALGYARERVQFDKPIIEHQSVANLLADMHTRINASRLLVLHAARLRTAGKPCLSEASQAKLFASEMAEWVCSKAVQIHGGYGYLEDYPVEKYYRDARITQIYEGSSEIQRLLIARELRHYAL; encoded by the coding sequence ATGCAAGATCTTGAACTGACCGAAGAACAAGTGATGATCCGCGACATGGCGCGAGACTTCGCGCGCAACGAAATCGCGCCCCATGCTCAAGCCTGGGAAAAAGCCGGCTGGATCGACGACGGGCTGGTGGCCAAGATGGGCGAACTGGGCCTGCTTGGCATGATCGTTCCGGACGCATGGGGCGGCAGCTACATCGACTACGTCGCCTACGCGCTGGCGGTAGAAGAGATCTCCGCCGCCGACGGCGCCACCGGCACACTGATGAGCGTGCACAGCTCAGTGGGATGCGGGCCAGTGCTCAACTACGGCAGCGACACGCAGAAACAACAGTGGCTTGAAAAACTCGCCAGCGGCCAAGCCATCGGTTGCTTCTGCCTGACCGAACCCCAGGCCGGCTCCGAAGCTCACAACCTGCGCACCCGCGCGGAGCTGAAAGACGGCGAATGGGTGCTCAATGGCGCCAAGCAGTTCGTCAGCAATGGCAAGCGCGCGCAGTTGGCGATCGTCTTCGCCGTCACCGACCCGGAGCTGGGCAAGCGCGGCTTGTCGGCGTTTCTGGTGCCCACCGACAATCCCGGCTACAGCGTCGACCGCATGGAACACAAAATGGGTATCCGCGCCTCCGACACCTGCGCGGTGACCCTGAACGACTGCCGGATTCCGGCGGAGAACCTGTTGGGTGAACGGGGCAAGGGGCTTTCGATTGCCCTTTCGAACCTGGAAGGCGGGCGCATCGGCATTGCCGCCCAGGCCCTGGGCATCGCTCGCGCCGCATTCGACGCCGCGCTGGGGTACGCCCGCGAGCGGGTGCAGTTCGACAAGCCGATCATCGAACACCAGAGCGTCGCCAATCTGCTGGCCGACATGCACACCCGCATCAACGCCTCGCGGTTGCTGGTCCTGCACGCTGCACGCCTGAGAACGGCGGGCAAACCCTGCCTGTCGGAAGCGTCCCAGGCGAAGCTGTTCGCCTCCGAAATGGCCGAGTGGGTCTGCTCCAAGGCCGTGCAGATTCATGGTGGCTACGGCTATCTGGAAGATTACCCGGTGGAGAAATACTACCGGGACGCGCGGATCACTCAGATCTACGAGGGCTCTAGCGAAATCCAGCGTTTGCTGATCGCCCGCGAGCTGCGGCACTACGCGCTGTAA
- a CDS encoding enoyl-CoA hydratase/isomerase family protein, with amino-acid sequence MTAQVLPAEYAGQQSACVSVLSDVRNHIGHLTLNRPQGLNAIDLHMVRQLQFQLDAWAKDDDVYAVVLRGVGEKAFCAGGDIRSLYDSFHAGRTEHLDFLVEEYALDLTLHRYRKPVVALMDGFVLGGGMGLAQGADLRVVTERSRLAMPEVAIGYFPDVGGSYFLSRVPGELGIYLGVTGVQIQAADALYCGLANWYLDGERLDDLDLQLDNLKWSLTPLKDLQGALAKLGVQHLPAPPLARLRPAIDHFFALPDVPSIIEQLLEVSVFDTHAWAIDTAHLMQTRSPLAMAVTLELLRRGRHLPLERCFALELHLDRQWFERGDLIEGVRALIVDKDKKPQWSPSSVQALDAEHVASFFSGHEG; translated from the coding sequence ATGACGGCTCAGGTCTTACCTGCCGAATACGCGGGCCAGCAATCAGCCTGCGTGAGCGTTCTGTCCGACGTTCGCAATCACATTGGTCACCTCACCCTCAACCGCCCCCAGGGCCTCAACGCCATCGACCTGCACATGGTCCGGCAGCTGCAGTTTCAGCTGGACGCCTGGGCGAAGGATGACGACGTCTACGCCGTGGTCCTGCGCGGCGTCGGCGAAAAGGCGTTCTGCGCCGGCGGCGACATCCGCTCGCTGTACGACAGCTTCCACGCCGGTCGAACCGAGCACCTGGACTTCTTGGTCGAAGAATACGCGTTGGACCTCACGCTGCATCGTTACCGCAAACCCGTCGTCGCCCTGATGGACGGCTTCGTGCTGGGCGGCGGCATGGGGCTGGCGCAAGGCGCAGACCTGCGCGTCGTCACTGAACGTAGCCGTCTGGCGATGCCGGAAGTGGCGATCGGTTATTTCCCTGACGTCGGCGGCAGCTACTTTCTGTCCCGGGTCCCCGGCGAGCTGGGAATCTATCTGGGCGTCACCGGTGTGCAGATCCAGGCTGCCGACGCGCTGTATTGCGGTCTGGCGAACTGGTACCTCGACGGCGAACGCCTCGATGACCTCGATCTGCAGCTGGACAACCTGAAGTGGAGCCTGACCCCGCTCAAGGACTTGCAGGGCGCGCTGGCGAAACTCGGCGTGCAGCATCTGCCCGCCCCGCCGCTGGCCCGGTTGCGGCCAGCCATCGATCACTTCTTCGCCCTGCCAGACGTCCCGAGCATCATCGAGCAACTGCTGGAAGTGAGTGTCTTCGACACCCATGCCTGGGCCATCGACACCGCTCACCTGATGCAAACCCGCTCCCCGCTGGCCATGGCAGTGACCCTGGAGCTGCTGCGCCGCGGCCGGCACTTGCCGCTGGAGCGCTGTTTCGCCCTGGAGCTGCACCTGGACCGCCAGTGGTTTGAACGCGGTGACCTGATCGAAGGCGTTCGTGCCTTGATCGTCGACAAAGACAAGAAACCGCAATGGAGCCCTTCCAGCGTGCAGGCCCTGGACGCCGAGCACGTGGCAAGCTTCTTCAGCGGTCATGAGGGGTGA